A region from the Rosa rugosa chromosome 6, drRosRugo1.1, whole genome shotgun sequence genome encodes:
- the LOC133716182 gene encoding dnaJ protein P58IPK homolog B-like, with the protein MASSSTYPFPHDPLVNLAKMAAVKARDTAEAFFKLQYFELAIKQAMVAKQFDPDLQDVDHFILAYQIHKAVSEKKDWYHVLGFQQVTDYVTIKKQYKELARFVHPDKNSSAAAEGAFKHVKAALDFLSDSAKKKAYDKLLSTGQFQGSKVKNTRKRACPQAKTSRDDRDVFKKTIKIMRKTNPVSEL; encoded by the exons ATGGCCAGCAGTAGCACTTACCCGTTTCCTCATGATCCCCTCGTTAACCTCGCCAAGATGGCTGCTGTGAAGGCACGAGATACTGCAGAAGCGTTTTTCAAGCTTCAATACTTCGAGTTGGCGATCAAGCAGGCTATGGTAGCCAAACAATTCGACCCGGATTTGCAAGACGTCGATCACTTCATCCTAGCATACCAGATTCATAAAGCTGTGTCAGAGAAGAAAGATTGGTATCATGTTCTTGGCTTCCAACAGGTTACTGACTATGTAACCATCAAGAAACAATACAAAGAATTGGCGCGCTTTGTGCACCCAGACAAGAATAGCTCTGCTGCTGCAGAAGGGGCTTTCAAGCATGTCAAAGCGGCATTGGACTTTCTCTCTGACTCTGCCAAAAAGAAGGCTTACGACAAGTTGTTAAGTACTGGGCAGTTTCAAGGGTCTAAGGTCAAGAACACTCGCAAGAGGGCTTGCCCACAGGCTAAGACCAGTAGAGATGATCGGGATGTTTTCAAGAAGACTATCAAGATAATGAGGAAAACGAACCCAG TATCTGAATTATAG